The following DNA comes from Phoenix dactylifera cultivar Barhee BC4 unplaced genomic scaffold, palm_55x_up_171113_PBpolish2nd_filt_p 000587F, whole genome shotgun sequence.
gaccccactatagcacgggtcgaccccaagaaagcttgagccgaccccagcccgaaaaatcagaaaaacaagTTTCTGGAACTTCTGAGAGGGTCGAacccagaaaagcttgagccgaccccactgtagcaggagccgactccagaaaagcttgagccgaccccagcctATGAACAATAACTTAAGACGACCCCAAATttgctcgggtcgaccccagcacggctgatagcataacggctagttctgcagaagcaCTTTTTaagctcccaacggctataaacggctagtttctccatTCCAACGGCTAGGAAGTGATCTTTGGagattggagaagtatttaagagccatTATTCATTAAAGAAAGTGACCTTGGTGGAAATTAAAGTGtacattcaagagaaaagaaaatccaAGAGAGTTTTATTCATTGCTTCATCTCAAAATCTGAAAGAAGATGATTGAGCAGAATTCAAAAGACTTCAAAAGCTCTACCAACCCTTGAGGAGTGAAGCAATctcagcaaagaagagaagaggatctTCAATGcgataattattttcttatttcttcttgaagtgcatatttattatatttgctcACTTAGGAACTTTAAACcttatatttttcattcattgtaaggtttgttggtgagcccgtaaaaccaacagtgtaggttgttggtgagcccataaaaccaacgtaggttgttggtgatcccgtaaaaccaattgtaaggatttttggattgtgagtccggaaaaacaatccaactataatccaaggagttatagtgaattcccaaggaaaCGCTTGGAAAGTAGACGTAGGTgctttggggtgcaccgaaccactatactcgattgtgtttgcattgtgtgcttcttgatttattttctttacttaagtaattgctctagcttaaattCTAAAAGTGACTTAATCACAATTATTTAAAGTTTTACTACAATTGCTTCCACTGCACCTATATTTTTCACATAGGCTAAACCacattcacttaaaaattaatttaaggtcttaaaatttagaaaacccaattcaccccccctgcTCTTAGATTgttaccttgggcaacaagtggtatcagagccgctgCTCTATAATCTCTTGCCTTTTgattttgacctaaccgtcaaagatccaaagatcatgacaactcaaatagatagttttctaagagatggacaattaattgatagacctccatgctgagttacgccccgttcgatgcgatgttcgcagcggaattcgaacgggacgtcgttcatcgtatgaacgcgcctcagatcgtagaattcaaaaagttttctggatccaaatccagaagatctttgaactcactagggagggaagattaggatctgaagagggttgattaagatttataaaattgaaacaaaaatcGGAAGTTATAGATTAGGATCTTTGAActcaccgcagcctgatgatctttctaggttcctggttaagccgcacacgtgtccggcctctacaggtatcccaCTACAACAAAAAAGATTTTTGCCGACTTTGTATTGCCGACGCTagttaaaagcgtcggcgatttttttttggggacaGTAACCGCCGACGCTTCTcagaagcgtcggtaaaaaagcTTCCAGCGACGCttcttttaagcgtcggcgtcTGGGTacattaccgacgcttataagcgtcggaatATTTAatcaccgacgcttataagcgtcggcataacGGAAGAacacgacgacgcttataagcgtcgtcagaCTTCATTCCTCCAAAACCCGATCGACCCCCTCCCTCTAAAGCCCTAAATCCCCATCTCACGCCGACCGACTCCCTCTCTTCTCAACCCTTTTCACCGATCTCATCCATTCTCCTCCGCCGAGCGCTCTCCGTTGTCGCGATGGGGGGAGTCGCTGCTGATGCGGGCGTTGAGCAAGCGACGGATGtgggtcttcctcttcctcgtcgtctactccctcctcctctcctcctcctggaacctcctcctctccatccgcTCCTGGTACAACTCGGCGGccgcctccacctcctcccGCGCCGCCGCCGGCTGGAAGGCCCTCTACGCCTCCGTGCTCTACGGAGGGGTCTTCGGCCTGCTCTCCATGGGGGCGGCGCTGGCCGTGGCGATGCCGGCCACGTTGGTCACCTGGATCACGATCCTCGTGCTGCTTGCCTTCTTCCTCGCCTAGCTCGCCCTCttcaagctcctcctcctcgccttCGGCCTCGGCCCCCTCtgcccctccctccccctcctccccttcctGTTCACCTCCTCCTTCCCTGTCAAGATCCAAACCAAACCCAAGCCCAAACCTCCCATCTCTTCATCTTTATCCACCCTTCACCGCCTCATCACTGCCGTCAAGGTTCTCCTCTTGGCCACCATCATCTCCAGCTACCGCTACAGTGATAGAATGCATCCGTACCTCCTCCTCGCCATCTACTGCTGCCACATCTACCTGATCCTAGATCTCGGTCTCGCCTCCATTGCCAAGATCGCCACCGGTCTCCTTGGCCTCGAGCTGGAGCCCCAGTTCAACAACCCCTTAGGCGCCTCCTCCCTTCAGGACTTTTGGGGCCGCCGCTGGAACCTCATGGTCTCTTCCATCCTCCGCCCCTCCGTCTACGACCCCGTCCAAGCCCGCTGGGGGCTCGACGCCGGCATCCTCGCCACCTTCTTCGTCTCCGGCCTCATGCACGAGCTCATGTTCTACTACCTCACCTTGGCACTTCCCACCGGGGAGGTTACCGCGTTCTTCGTCCTCCACGGGCTGCTCATGGTGGCGGAGAGGAAGGCCCGGAAGGCCGGCTGGTGGCGGCCGCACCCCGTCGTGGCGACGCCGCTTGCACTCGGGTTGATCGTCGGCACCGGGTACTGGCTTTTCTTCCCGCCCCTCCTGAGAGGTGGGGCCGACGCGGTGGGGCTGGCGAAGTTTTCTGCTGTGATGGAAGTTTTCCAAACCCCCTCACTGCCTCCTAGTATCTCCAAGTTTGGGATCTCCGACTATTCGAGCCTATGGCAGAGAAGGTGCTTGATCTTACTCTCTCTTAAACCTCCTTCTCATTAGAGACATTCTTTTCTATGTGATGGTACTCAATTTGTGATGCTTTGTCTTCTTTTCTACATAATAGTACTCATTTTGTGATGCTttgtctacttttttttttttactagttTTTGTTCTATCATTGCATCTCCAGAGTCTTTCAGAATATTTCATCTAAatcattacattttttttttcataatctaTAAAATTTGGATTTATAGCTGTACCTTGTCTATTTTGTGTTAATGCTTTTTGGTGGATAGCTATATTCTTCCTTAATTCCTGGAATTTTCTTCATTTACTTGCTGTTATCACTAGAATCTGAGGATAAAGTATGGGCTTGGATGTCTCTCATCTAATTCtatgtaattttctttttcttggagttaaccttttcttttgttgctttTTATTGACCGAAATTGGTCCATTGCATTGTTATTGCTTGAAGGTCTTTCCTCTGCTcttttggtgtgcttttgaggtTTAATTGTTTTGGGTTGGAAAAATTGTGTTACAAGCTCATGATTAATAGATAACAAGATTGTTCTCTTGTATTTCCCTCCTTCCCATCATTTGTGTTACTCGATCTATTGTTCTGCTTCTTTGTTTAGCTGACTGAGctctttttgcttatttttcacTGAAATTGTGCCTCCCGTTATTATCTTGTTTAAAGCATTACTGAATGTTTTGAACTCTGATTTGATAACTCACTGGTGATATGGAACATTGAATGGAGATTTGTAGGAGATTTTTGGCCCAACACATACTCGTATGCTGACAGGGCTTTACACATATGGTGTCTTTTTATCCTTATGTTTGCACCAATAATGTGGCTTACATGTTCTTCATGTGATCTAAGAACTAGATCAGTTTCATATCATCTCCAACATGGCAATCATGATTGTCATGCAGAACAGCTTTACAAGCTGATTCATTACATTCAATGCTACTGTGCCTTTTCCTCGTCTTCTTTTTTCAAGTAAATTGCTTCTTAGTACTATGACTTTATCTATAATCATATGTTTACATGTGTTCTCTTATGTTTATTGATCACTTCAATTGGACTCTATCATCTAGGTACCCATCATACTGTCGACCAAATATATGGCCTTCCATTTCTTTGCCTGAGCTTGAACAAGGTACATGGGCATCTCTCCTCTGAATCCATATATGTGAATAATACTGGAGAAGGTTCTTCAGTCTATTGTGTAAATTGTATATTATCATCTTCATGAGATTCCTAAGAGGAAGTTATATCCATCACTGTGAGAACTTTGAGAATATGGTCCCTTCCAATTCTCATTTGAAATGCTTCTGAAATGTTGAGTGATTCATGTTGGTAGAATTAACTGGGTGATTCTCATAATAAATTTTCCTGTAATTTCTTTCTCTGATTATTTTAACTATTCTTTTATAGATCCAAGATTCTTCACGCTTATTCTCTGATTCAAATTCTAGCATCCATCACTCAAGTTCTTGACCCAAAGATTCATCAACACCTAggtatattttcaatttttgtgaTTATGTATCACCGTctttataattaaaaatttaacttTGTTTATCAGATAATAaccatattttctttatttcttttttcttgtactCCAGCTTCTTTTTT
Coding sequences within:
- the LOC120106643 gene encoding uncharacterized protein LOC120106643 is translated as MAYPGFVLAFTHKCFSYQSVILKLPGAQESPISTFKSLVVVGVLVRSPLSRWGESLLMRALSKRRMWVFLFLVVYSLLLSSSWNLLLSIRSWYNSAAASTSSRAAAGWKALYASVLYGGVFGLLSMGAALAVAMPATLVTWITILVLLAFFLA
- the LOC120106640 gene encoding probable long-chain-alcohol O-fatty-acyltransferase 5, whose amino-acid sequence is MHPYLLLAIYCCHIYLILDLGLASIAKIATGLLGLELEPQFNNPLGASSLQDFWGRRWNLMVSSILRPSVYDPVQARWGLDAGILATFFVSGLMHELMFYYLTLALPTGEVTAFFVLHGLLMVAERKARKAGWWRPHPVVATPLALGLIVGTGYWLFFPPLLRGGADAVGLAKFSAVMEVFQTPSLPPSISKFGISDYSSLWQRRCLILLSLKPPSH